A genomic segment from Bradyrhizobium sp. CB1015 encodes:
- a CDS encoding alpha-E domain-containing protein — MLSRTAENLYWLARYVERAEYLARTIDATLRVTALPAAYIGKTNEWDSALLTAGVAASFYQAYEEANEHNVVEYLSFSQNNPSSIRNCIEAARLNSRSVRTALTSEMWDTINSAWIELQAVWSKGTSTREDLAKFLRFVQETSLRFDGSAYRTMLRNDAYWFSRMGVHLERADNTARILDVKYHVLLPEEEHVGGPLDFYQWSSILRSVSALTAYHWVYRETLKPWLIADLLILNDTLPRSLASCYGNLVRNLDQIGVAYGRQGPAQRHARGIRNRLEHSNMNDIFQHGVHEFIQEFIADNSRLGEIITKQYLI, encoded by the coding sequence ATGCTGTCGCGTACCGCCGAAAACCTCTACTGGCTCGCCCGCTACGTCGAACGGGCCGAATATCTCGCGCGCACCATCGATGCGACGCTGCGCGTCACCGCGCTTCCCGCCGCCTATATCGGCAAGACCAATGAATGGGATTCGGCGCTGCTCACCGCCGGCGTCGCCGCGAGCTTCTATCAGGCCTATGAGGAAGCCAACGAGCACAACGTCGTCGAGTATCTCTCGTTCTCCCAGAACAACCCGTCCTCGATCCGAAACTGCATCGAAGCGGCGCGGCTGAACTCGCGCTCGGTGCGCACGGCGCTGACCAGCGAGATGTGGGACACCATCAATTCGGCCTGGATCGAGCTTCAGGCCGTGTGGAGCAAGGGCACCTCGACGCGCGAGGACCTCGCAAAATTCCTGCGCTTTGTGCAGGAGACCTCGCTGCGCTTCGACGGCTCGGCCTATCGGACCATGCTGCGCAACGACGCCTATTGGTTCTCGCGCATGGGCGTGCATCTGGAACGCGCCGACAACACCGCGCGCATCCTCGATGTGAAGTACCACGTGCTGCTGCCCGAGGAGGAGCATGTCGGCGGCCCGCTCGACTTCTACCAGTGGAGCTCGATCCTGCGCTCGGTCTCGGCGCTGACGGCCTATCACTGGGTCTATCGCGAGACGCTGAAACCATGGCTGATCGCGGACCTCCTGATCCTCAACGACACGCTGCCGCGTTCGCTCGCCAGCTGCTACGGCAACCTCGTTCGCAACCTCGACCAGATCGGCGTCGCCTATGGCCGCCAGGGCCCGGCCCAGCGCCACGCCCGCGGCATCCGCAACCGGCTGGAACACAGCAACATGAACGACATTTTCCAGCATGGCGTGCATGAATTCATTCAGGAATTCATCGCGGACAATTCCAGGCTGGGCGAAATCATCACGAAGCAGTATTTGATCTGA
- a CDS encoding circularly permuted type 2 ATP-grasp protein — protein sequence MAVAFDEMNIPGGDLRPAYQELARWLKDTPPEALEYRRQEAELLFRRIGITFAVYGDSESTERLIPFDVIPRIMSAKEWAVLERGLKQRVRALNMFLRDIYHGRDILRAEVVPDDLIFQNPVFRPEMNGQQVPHDVYVHIAGIDIVRVDAEDFIVLEDNARTPSGVSYMLENREIMMRLFPDLFARHKVAPVERYPDELLAALRSVAPQGASGEPTVALLTPGVYNSAYYEHSFLADKLGIELVEGRDLVVKNNEVFMRTTEGLKRVDVIYRRVDDDFLDPLTFRPDSVLGVPGLMSAYAAGNITLANAVGTGIADDKAIYSYMPDIVKFYLGEEPILKNVPTWRCREPKDLAYVLDNLSELVVKEVHGSGGYGMLIGPAATKATIEAFRDKLKREPEGFIAQPTLALSTCPTCTASGLAPRHVDLRPFVLTGSKSTTIVPGGLTRVALKEGSLVVNSSQGGGTKDTWILDE from the coding sequence ATGGCAGTCGCGTTTGATGAGATGAACATTCCCGGCGGGGACCTTCGCCCCGCCTATCAGGAGCTGGCGCGCTGGCTCAAGGACACGCCTCCCGAGGCGCTCGAATATCGCCGTCAGGAAGCCGAGCTCCTGTTCCGCCGGATCGGCATCACCTTCGCGGTCTACGGCGATTCCGAATCCACCGAGCGCCTGATCCCCTTCGATGTGATTCCACGGATCATGTCCGCCAAGGAATGGGCCGTCCTGGAGAGGGGCCTGAAGCAGCGCGTGCGCGCGCTCAACATGTTCCTGCGCGACATCTATCACGGCCGCGACATCCTGCGCGCCGAGGTCGTGCCCGACGACCTGATCTTCCAGAATCCGGTGTTCCGGCCCGAGATGAACGGCCAGCAGGTGCCGCATGACGTCTACGTGCACATCGCCGGCATCGACATCGTCCGGGTCGACGCCGAGGACTTCATCGTGCTGGAGGACAACGCCCGCACGCCGTCGGGCGTGTCCTACATGCTGGAAAACCGCGAGATCATGATGCGGCTGTTTCCGGATCTGTTCGCCCGCCACAAGGTGGCGCCGGTCGAGCGCTATCCGGACGAGTTGCTCGCCGCGCTCCGCTCGGTCGCGCCGCAAGGCGCCTCTGGCGAGCCGACGGTGGCCCTGCTCACCCCAGGCGTCTACAATTCGGCCTATTACGAGCACTCCTTCCTCGCCGACAAGCTCGGCATCGAGCTGGTCGAGGGCCGCGACCTCGTCGTCAAGAACAACGAAGTGTTCATGCGGACGACGGAAGGGCTGAAGCGGGTCGACGTGATCTATCGCCGCGTCGACGACGATTTCCTCGATCCCCTCACCTTCCGTCCCGATTCCGTGCTCGGCGTGCCCGGCCTGATGTCGGCCTATGCGGCCGGCAACATCACGCTCGCCAACGCCGTCGGCACCGGCATCGCCGACGACAAGGCGATCTACTCCTACATGCCCGACATCGTGAAATTCTATCTCGGCGAGGAGCCGATCCTGAAGAACGTGCCGACCTGGCGCTGCCGCGAGCCGAAGGACCTCGCCTATGTGCTGGACAACTTGAGCGAGCTCGTCGTCAAGGAAGTGCACGGCTCTGGCGGCTACGGCATGCTGATCGGTCCCGCCGCGACCAAGGCGACGATCGAAGCGTTCCGCGACAAGCTCAAGCGCGAGCCGGAAGGCTTCATCGCCCAGCCCACGCTGGCGCTTTCGACCTGCCCGACCTGCACGGCGTCGGGCCTCGCCCCGCGCCACGTCGATCTTCGCCCCTTCGTGCTCACGGGCAGCAAGAGCACGACGATCGTGCCGGGCGGGCTCACCCGCGTTGCGCTCAAGGAAGGCTCCCTGGTGGTGAATTCGAGCCAGGGCGGCGGCACCAAGGACACCTGGATTTTGGACGAGTAG